One window from the genome of Capsicum annuum cultivar UCD-10X-F1 unplaced genomic scaffold, UCD10Xv1.1 ctg3465, whole genome shotgun sequence encodes:
- the LOC124891373 gene encoding uncharacterized protein LOC124891373, with protein sequence MEGLDISISPDLSDLLDEEDEELEKVHREQDKEWMTLCQLAGAHKPCNERYLPFFKDCIGALDDTHVKARLPQGSAHDSRIFREALRRQEFNFPHPLKNKYYLFDSGYSHTKEYMAPYRGDNVRKKCNVDNAFQTTDNERYISSVDFDVGTTSTANKIDGKHVNEESNVHWVGLRDVIANDICNA encoded by the exons atggaGGGTTTAGATATTAGCATATCTCCTGATTTAAGTGACTTattagatgaagaagatgaagaattgGAAAAAGTTCACAGAGAGCAAGACAAGGAGTGGATGACTTTGTGTCAACTAGCAG GAGCTCACAAGCCATGTAATGAGCGATATTTGCCTTTCTTTAAA GATTGCATTGGGGCACTTGATGACACACATGTTAAAGCTAGATTGCCGCAAG GATCGGCTCATGACAGTCGTATATTTCGTGAGGCTCTTCGTAGACAAGAATTCAACTTTCCACAtccattgaaaaataaatattatctatTTGATTCTGGATATTCACACACAAAGGAATATATGGCTCCTTACAGAGGAGATAATGTGAG AAAGAAGTGCAATGTGGATAATGCATTTCAAACAACTGATAATGAAAGATATATTTCATCGGTTGATTTTGATGTAGGCACAACTTCAACAGCTAACAAAATAGATGGCAAACATGTGAATGAGGAAAGTAATGTGCATTGGGTGGGACTTCGTGATGTGATTGCGAATGATATTTGTAATGCTTGA